The Candidatus Thiothrix anitrata genome includes the window CAACAACTGTTCCCTGTGTGGGCGTTGCTCCCTGATTTGCCCAGTTGGTAACGACATCACCTACATGATCCGCAAAATGCGTGAAGGTATGGTGGCTTCCGGTCATGCCCCTGAAGGCTTGATTGGCGCATCCACCCGTGCGGTGCAAATCGGTAGCCCAATGGGAGTAAAACTGCCTGCCCTGCAAGCTCAAGTGAAACGGCTGGAAAAATCCACTGGTATGGTCGTACCTTTCGACAAAGAAGGCGCGGAATACCTGCTGATGCTGTCGTCGATGGAAATCATGAACTACCCGGAATATTTGGGTGCGGTTGCCAAAATCCTTACCAATGCTGGTAAGACTTGGACATTGAGCAGCGAATGCTTTGAAGCCACCAACTCCGGTATCCAGATTGGTTCGTCCGACATTGCGCGGGAACTGGTCAGTCGGGTGGTCAATGTTGCCGAAAAGCTGAAAGTGAAAACCGTGATCAGCCCCGAATGCGGTCATGCTTACACCGCTTTGCGCTGGGAAGGCCCCAACCTGATTGGGCGGCCTTACCATTTTGCCGCCAAGCACATCGTCGAAGTACTGGACGAATTGCGCGAACAAGGTTTGCTGAAAATCGAGGGTATGGAAGATGCCAAACTCACATTCCACGACCCGTGCCAGTTGGTACGTCGGGGTGGTGTGGTGCAGCAGCCACGCAACCTGCTCAACATGGTAGCGACCAACTTTGTGGAAATGTCTGATTGTGGCACGCTCAACTGGTGCTGTGGCGCGGGCGGTGGTGTCTCCGCCAACGAAGACGCTGAAGAAGTCAAAATGAAAGCATTTTTACGCAAGAAAAAGCAACTGGATGAGCTGGGTGTGGATACGTTGGTGACAGCCTGCGCTAACTGTCGCATCCAGTTGGAAGAAGGTCTGGAAGTCAACCAAATGGATATTCCGGTGGTTGGCCTGACCGAAATGATCGCCGAACATTTGGTGGAACGCGCAGGAGGTGCAGCATGATCAGCAATGACAGCGATTTCCGGCAAGCACTCGACAGGCTGGATGTGGGGCAACAACGTCGTGTAGGTGCTGCCTTCGTGCGTCATGTATTGGCCTTAAACCCGGTGGTCAGTAAGGCAGTGGAGGTAGCAGCCAATGCTGGTGCAACCGCCGACGAACTGGCACTCGCGTTCCGGCAAGCTAAGGCCGCAGCACTCGACAGCCACACCCGTTGTGGCTCAGACAGCGATTGGCAGGCACAAGCCGGTTACTTTGTTGCCCGCGCCGCTGCCGCACTGGTAGCACCGGGCAAACAGGCAAAAGCCCCGGCATGGGAAGCTGCCGCCAATGTGCGGATGGCGTGTACTTGCCAGCAGATTGATGCCTCCGACGAATCCATGCACGAGGAAAGCGAAGCACAATACCGCCTCCTTGAGCAATTCCTGAACGACATTTGAGGATACTAAAATGACTGAACGTGTCGTTGTAGACCCTATCACCCGCATCGAAGGCCACTTGCGTATCGAAGCGCAAATGAACGGCAACACCATCGAACAGGCGTATTCCGCCGGGACTATGGTGCGCGGTATCGAAATCATCCTGCGCGGGCGTGATCCGCGTGATGCGTGGGCGTATGCGCAACGCATTTGCGGCGTGTGTACGTTGGTGCACGGTATTGCCTCGGTGCGTTCGGTGGAAGATGCGCTCAAATACAAGATTCCGCCCAATGCGCAACTGATTCGCAACTTAATGATCGCGGCGCAATACGTGCATGACCACGTGATGCACTTCTACCATTTGCACGCGCTTGACTGGGTGGATGTGGTTTCCGCGCTCAAAGCCGACCCGAAGGCGACTTCCGACCTTGCGCAAAAGATTTCTCCGACTTGGCCTAATTCCTCCGTCGGTTATTTCGCCGACCAACAAGCCAAGCTGAAAAAGTTTGTGGAAGCGGGGCAATTAGGTATTTTCGCCAAGGCGTATTGGGGGCATCCGGCCTACAAACTGCCACCTGAAGCCAATTTGATGGCAGTATCACACTACCTCGAAGCCCTTGCATGGCAACGTGATGTGGTGAAATTGCATACCATTTTCGGTGGTAAAAATCCGCACCCCAACTTCCTCGTCGGTGGTGTGCCTTGCCCGATTGACCTGAATTCTGATTCCGCCATCAATATGGAACGGCTGTCGCAGGTGCAGGACATCATCAAGAAAATGCAGGAATTCGTCGACAAGGTGTACGTGCCCGACACGCTCGCTATCGCCAGTTTCTACAAGGACTGGTTCAAACAGGGTGAAGGCTTGGGCAACTTCATGACCTATGGCGATTTCCCTGAAAAAGGCATGGATGATCCGACCTCGTTCCTGATCCCGTCTGGCGTGATCCTCAACCGCAACCTGTCCGAAATTCATCCGGTTGACCTGAATGCTGACGACCAGATTCAGGAGTTCATTGCCCACTCGTGGTACGACTATAGCGACGGCAAGGACAAGGGTTTGCACCCTTACGCAGGTGAAACCGCACTAAATTACACCGGCCCTAAACCGCCGTATAAGCAACTGGAAGTCGATCAGTCATATTCGTGGATGAAATCACCGCGCTGGAAAGGGCAGGCGGTCGAAGTCGGGCCACTCGCTCGTGTGTTGATGCTGTACGCCAAAGGCCACGCGCACACCAAAGAACTGGTCGATTACACCCTGAAGTATCTGGATGCGCCGATCGAAGCTCTGTATTCCACCTTGGGGCGCACCGCTGCCCGCACGCTGGAAACCAAGGTTATCGCCGACAATATGCAGACTTGGTTCGACAACCTTGTTGCTAATATCAAGGCGGGCGACACCAAAACCTTCAATGAAACGCTATGGGAACCCTCCAGTTGGCCGTCCAAAGCGCAAGGGGTTGGTTTTATGGAAGCACCGCGTGGCGCATTGGCACACTGGATTGTGATCGAAGACCAGAAGATCGCCAACTATCAGGCGGTTGTGCCGAGTACTTGGAACGCCGGGCCGCGTGACACCAATAATCAGGCGGGGGCGTATGAGGCTTCGCTGGCGGGTCATACGCTGCACGACTCCAAACAACCGATCGAAATTTTGCGCACCATCCACAGTTTTGACCCGTGCATTGCCTGCGCGGTACACGTCACTGACCCGGATGGGGAAGAACTCGTTAAAGTGCATATACAGTAAGCTATGCGGCTGGTTGGATATGTCCAGCCCGTCAAATTGGCGACACCCTCCGATAAGAGGGTGCGCAGGCGATCACGCCCGTTTAACTTCCCGATTATTGTTGCTGGCACGTGCAACGGGGGCGAAAACGCGCTTACCAACGATAATCAGACCTAGCAGAATGCCGGTTAATGCCGCTATCAATGTCACCCGAATGCTGTCGAGCGCGTCGGTGTATACATACATGCCATCAATCACTAAAACCAGCAGCAACGGTGCTAATAACAGCATGGTGCGGGTGTAGGAGAGCCAAAAATCAGCCTGTTTTTCGCTGACGCATAGATCACGTAAGGCATTCAACAGCGGGCGGGAAATAACGAACAGTACGGTGATGCTCAGACTGAGGCTAATCAGAATTTCAAGGGTGAATAACGCGATAGTATCCATGACGGACTCCTTATGTTGATTGGTAGAGTCAGCATAGGGCAGCGTGTGGCGCGACAGCCTCCGCTTTGATAGATCAGGAACAAAAATGGGTTATGGAATTATCAAACCGGAGGTTTCTGGCAGCGCAACGCCTTACGCTGAGGCTTCGATCAACTGCGTATTTCAAGGAATCCTGATGAAGATTTTACTGACGGGTGTCAGCGGCTTTATCGGTCATCACCTTGCGCAAGCATTAACCGCTGGGGGACATCGGGTCACGCCGGTTTCGCGCCGTAACGGGCAGGATATGCAAACCCTGTTGACCCCGGATGCTTGGCTTCCGCACTTGGAAGGGGTGGATGCGGTAATCAATAGCGTGGGCATTATTGCCGAAACTCGTGGGCAAACCTTTGAAAAATTACATCACCGTGCCCCAGCAGCGTTATTTCGGGCATGTGAACAGGCGGGAATTCGTCGCGTGGTGCAAATTTCTGCCTTGGGTGCGGATGCACAAGCGTTTACCCCGTACCAGTTGAGCAAGTATGCGGCGGATGAGGTATTGCGCCGCTTGCCGCTGGAAGGCGTGGTGTTGCGCCCTTCGCTGGTTTACGGGCAAGGCGGGGCAAGCATGGCATTGTTCCAACGCCTTGCCCGTTTGCCAGTGATTCCGCTGGTCGGCGATGGGCAATACCGGGTTCAACCCGTACACATTAGCGATGTGGTGGCAACCGTGTTGCAGTGTTTGCACACACTTCCCGCGCAACGCACCTTGGATGTGGTGGGTGTGCAGCCGTTGACGTTCGTGGAATGGTTGCAACAGTTGCGCCGTGCTGCCGGTAAACGTCCTGCCCCCACGCTGGCGATTCCGTTTGCCGTAGTCATGGCAAGTGCGCACGTCGGGCGATTGGTGATGCCGCTGTTGCACCCGGATAATTTACGCATGTTGCAACGCGGTAATGTCGCCGACGTAACACCGCTGGCAGCGTTTTTGGGCAGAATGCCGCTGAGTGTGGAGGAGGGTTTATGCTGTATCTGAGTTTAAAATACTTACACATTTTGAGCATGGTGCTGCTATTCGGCACGGGTTTGGGCAGCGCGTTTTACAAGTGGATGGCGGATCGCAGCGGCAATCTGGCGCATATCGCTGTGGTAAATCGCCATGTGGTGCTGGCGGATTGGATTTTCACCACACCGACGGTAATTTTCCAGCCGTTGAGCGGGTTGTGGATGGTGTATCTGCTGGGTTTGCCGCTGGCTACGCCGTGGATTGCGCTTAGTTTGGGCTTGTATGTTTTCGCGGGCTTGTGCTGGTTGCCGGTGGTGTGGCTGCAAATTCGGATGCGTAACCTTGCCGATGCCGCGCTAATGGCGCAAACGCCGTTGCCTGCCGAATACTGGCGGTATGCACGGGTGTGGTTTTGGTTGGGTGTGCCTGCTTTTGTAGCGATGGTGGGCGTGGTGTTTTTAATGGTATTCAAAACCAGTTTCGGAGGCTGATATGAGCGCGATTCCCTTGATGCAACAAGCCCTTGGTGCGCAATGGCAGCAATTGCCACCCGCGTTACAAGCACATTACCAACAGGGCAGGAACACCGATGTCGGTGCGCTGGATATTGACTACCCCGCGCCGATGCAGCCTTACCTGCATTTCCTGCGGCTGTTGGGTGCGCTGGTCAACCGGCGTGGCAAAGCTGTGCCGACCAACGTGGAAAAGTGGATGGAAGGCTACACCCAACGCTGGCAACGCACCATTACGTTCCCCGAAGGCAAGGTGGTGGTGTTCAAAAGCCACTGGGTGTACGCGGGTGGCAATGAAGTGATTGAGTATGTCAGCCCGTTCATGGGCTTGCGCATGGCGGTGTCGGTGGTGGATGGCAAGCTGCATTACAACGGGCGGCATTTGGTGCTGAAGCTGGGGAGTGTGCTGATCCCGATCCCAGAATGGCTGGTATTGGGGCATACCACGATTGTGGAAACGGCGTTGGATACGGGCGGGTTTGCGATGGATTTCCGGCTGACGCATCCGTGGTTTGGGGAAGTGTTTAGCTATGCGGGGACGTTTCGGACAGAATCATTAGCCTGAAACTAAAATTGCCGCTTTGTTTGATCTGGCTTAATGCCCTAAAACCAAGCGGAAGCCACTAACGTCGTCACGGAAATCAGGCTCGCACCCGCTGCGGTAAGCAGAACGACAAAGCCCACCGCTTGGGCTGAACCACGAGCCGCCACGAGTGACGCGCATAACGCCCACTGGTGAACCCATCGGGTTCGTAACTGGTTCTGCCGGATAATCACCGTACCAATCTTGACAAAACTCCCACACATTACCGTGCATTTCATGCAAGCCCCAAGCGTTGGCTGGAAGTGATTTGACTGGAACAGTTTTTTGCCAAGACAAACCTTTCTTACCGTTAGCGTAAGGATAGATGCCGTAGTGGTTGACCTGTTCGGACGTGATATTGTCACCAAAAGAAAATGGGGTATTAGTACCAGCACGACAGGCGTATTCCCATTCCGCTTCAGTCGGGAGACGTGCGTTCGAGCCAGATACCATACTGTTTAAAGTCTGGAGAAATTTCTGTGCGTCATCCCAACTAACCTGCTCCACTGGATTGTTTGCATTGTCTTTGAAATTAGCGGGGTTGTTGCCCAAGACCGTTTTCCATAAGGCTTGAGTGCAAGTTGTATCACCCATCCAAAAACCCTTGGTCAGAGTTACCTGATGTTGGTTTTCGTCATCTTCCCGTTCTATCTCGGATTCTGGTGAACCCATCCAGTATGTCCCCGGTTCAATCCAACGAAACTTCTGAGTAATGCCTTTTACCTCCAGATCGGCATAACACCCGTATTGATCTTGACCTGCATCGCTTGCCCAGACAGGTCTTTGCTCCCCCTCTACCGCTTGGCGGGAGAGGGGGCCGGGGGGTGAGGGTCTTTCCCCCGCATGATGCCCAATCGCCCCCAGCAACAAACTCCAATCCACCGCCCCGCAAAAATCCAGCACCTGCAAATGCCGCAACCACAACGGATGACGCACTTTTTCCGCCAGCACTGGAATCACCGGAATGCCGATTTCCTCCGCCATGCTGACTTCGTTATGCACCCACTTCGACGTGCGCACTTTTTCGGAAACCACCAGCACCATCACATCGCTGCTTTCGAGTTCAAACTCTAGCTTGTGATACCACACATCACCGGGTTTCAACCCAATCACATCACGGAACACGGCAAAGCCAGCCGCCTGCAACTGCTGCTGAATTTCGGTAGCAAGGTTTTCACCGTAGCTGCCATCGCGGGCATAACTGATAAAGGCTTTGGGCATGAGATAAAGGTCGGCTGATTGAAAGAAATGCTGCATTAATAGCAGACTAACGGCTGGATGTGAACGACCTTTGTACTTGCCAGCACCCAACAGCTTAGCTAAAGTTATGACTAACCAAGGAGCTAGCCATGCAAGTCAACATCCACGAAGCCAAAACCCAGCTTTCCCACCTCATACAATGCGTGCTGAACGGGGAGGAAGTCATCATCGCCCGCAATAATCAGCCCGTGGTGCGCCTGCAAGCCCTCACCAAACCACCCGCCAAGCGCAAGCTCGGTTCACTACGCGGTTTGGTCAAACATATCGCTGATGATTTCGACGCACCGCTGGATGATTTTCAGGAATACATGGCATGAGAGCATTATTGGATACCCATACCCTGCTATGGGTGGTTGATAGCCCTGACAAACTGCCAGCCACCGTCACAGCCATCTGCGAAGACGAAAACAATGCCCTTTTCATCAGCATTGCCAGCTTCTGGGAACTCGCTATCAAGATGAGTCTCGGCAAAATCGAGCTGGACAACAATGCATTGACTCACCTGAAAACATGGTGTGATGACAATGCTGTCCAGCTTTTGCCGATCAGCTTGAGCCACTGCCAACAGGTTCAAATCCTGCCGTTCCATCACCGTGATCCGTTTGACCGCTTGCTGATTGCGCAGGCATTGTGCGATCAGTTGGTGCTACTCAGTGCCGACGGGCATTTTGCTGATTACGGCGTTGATGTGATTTGGAAACATTCAAAGGATACCTGATGCCCACAACACCACTAGCCACCGCGCCCGAACAACTCTACACCCAAATCCGCCAACTTTTGCAAACTGCGCAAACGCAGGTGCAAGCAGCCATCAATCACTCAATGGTGCAATGCTATTGGGAAATCGGGCGCATGATCGTGGAGTATGAACAAGGCGGCGAAGCGCGGGCAGAATACGGCAAACAGACCTTGCAATACCTGTCCAACAAGCTCAGCCGGGAGTTTGGCAAGGGTTTCGACGAGCGTAACTTGCGTTACATTCGTGCATTTTACCTGCTGTTCCCAATTCGGAACGCACTGAGTGCCAAATTGACGTGGACACATTACCGCCATCTGTTACGGGTTGAAAACCCCACCGCCCGCAACTGGTACGCCAACGAAGCCATCACCCAAGGCTGGAGTACCCGCGCCCTTGACCGCCAAATCAGCACTTTGTTTTACGAACGCCTGCTATCCAGCGGCGATGCGCACAAAGCGGGAGTCGCTGCCGAAGCCCGGCAATTGATTGCCGAACAAGCTCCGCCCGACCCGCGTGATTTCATCCGTGACCCTTACGTGCTGGAATTTCTGCAAGCCAAGGTGGATGCGGGTTTGTACGAAAAAGATCTGGAACAGGGTTTGATCAACCAGCTCCAACAATTCCTGATGGAACTCGGCAAAGGCTTCGCCTTCGTCGCACGGCAAAAGCACCTGCGGGTTGAAGGCGAGGATTGCTTCGTCGACTTGGTGTTTTACAACTACCTGCTGAAATGCTTTGTGCTAATTGACCTCAAAATCGGCAAGCTGACGCATCAGGATGTAGGGCAAATGGATATGTACGTGCGCGTGTTCGAGGAACAATACCGAGGCGAAGGCGACAACCCGACGTTGGGTTTGCTGCTCTGTTCCGAGCGCAATCAAGCGGTTGCCAAATATTCACAACTCGCAGATACCCCGCACTTGTTTGCCAGCAAATACAGCCTGTACCTGCCGACCGAAGAGGAATTGCGGGTGGAACTGGAGCGTGATCGTAGTTTGGTTGAGAGCGCATTGGCGGAACAATCGGCGGTTTATCGAATGCCATCGACTACTGGCGTTTAGCCTCACAGGCTTGTTTGTCTTCGGCGCGTTGGTAGGCGCATTGCGCTTCCAGAAACCGTACCACCTGCCCCAGTTTGGTTTCATCGGGGTTTGGCATATCCAGCAAGGGGCGTAGCTTGCGGGTTTCGTCCGTCCATGTGATGTGATAACCCAGCTCAGGGAACAGGGCTGGGGGGTGAGGCTGCTGTTTAATCTGCAATTCGTCCCGCTGCATTTCCCAGACAAAGCACAGTGCAGCAGACACCGCAGCCGGGTCGAAGTCGTAAATCAGGCGGAAAACCGGGCTATTGAGTTCCCACAGCCGCACGGTCTTATCCCCTGAACCACTGGCGATCACCTTGCCATCCGGGCTGTACGCCAGTGCATACACAGAATCGCTGTGACCGCTGAGCGTCTTCAGCTCCTTGCCCGTCGCCGCATCCCACAGCCGCACAGTATTATCCTCTGAACCGCTGGCGATCACCTTACCATCTGGGCTATACGCCAGTGCCGACACAGAATCCGTGTGACCGCTGAGCGTCTCCAGCTCCTGACCTGTCGTCGCATCCCACAGCCGCAGGGTCTTATCACTTGAGCCGGAGGCGATCACCTTGCCATCCGGGCTGTACGCCAGTGCATACACAGAATCGCTGTGACCGCTAAGCGTCTTCAGCCCCTTGCCCGTCACAGCATCCCACAGCCGCACGGTCTTATCCCCTGAACCGCTGGCGATCACCTTGCCATCCGGGCTGTACGCCAGTGCTTCCACAAAATCCGCATGACCGCTGAGAGTGTTCAGTGCCTTGCCCGTCGCCGCATCCCACAATCGCACGGTGTTGTTGTCATCCGACCCGGTGGCAATCACCTTACCATTCGGATTGTATGCCACTGACAGGACAGAACCCGTATGATCTTGTAGCGTTTTCAGAATTTCGCCCGTGCCCATATCCCACAATCGCACCGTGCCATCTAGTGAGCTGCTGGCGATGACTTTGCCATCCGGGTTGTATGCTAGTTCTGACACATAAGACGTGTGACCGCTGAGCGTGTTCAGCTCCTTATTCGATGCCACCTCCCACAGTCGAACTGTGCTATCTCTTAAAGCGCTGGCGATGACCTTACCATCGGGGCTGTACGCCATTGACAGGACAAAATCCGTATACCCTTTCAGGGTGTGCAGAGTGTTGCCGCTGCTGGCATCCCACAGCCGAATCGTACCATCTCTTGAGCCGCTGGCGATGACTTTGCCATCCGGGCTGTACGCCATTGACAGGAGAGAATCCGTATATCCTTGCAAGGTTTTAAGGGGGTAGCCGCTGTTGGCATTCCACAGCCGCACCGTGCCATCTGCTAAGCCGCTGGCGATGACTTTACCATCCGGGCTGTAAGACACTGAAGTTACCTGGAAGGTATACTTTTGCTGGATTTTCAGAGGGTAGCCGCTGCTGGTGTACCATAACCGAACCGTTCCATCTATTGAGCCGCTGGCGATGACTTTACCATCCGGACTGTACGCCAGTGCTGACACATCAACACTGTGACCGCTGAGCGTGTTCAACGCCTTGCCCGTCGCCGCATCCCACAGGCGCACTGTGCCATCTGCTAAGCCGCTGGCGATGACTTTGCTATCCGGGCTGTACGCCAGTGCTGACACAGAATCACTGTGACCGCTGAATGTGTTCAGCACCTTGCCCGTCGCCGTATCCCACAGCCGCACGGTCTTATCCCCTGAACCGCTGGCGATGACTTTGCCATCCGGGCTGTACGCCAGTGTTGACACAGAATCACTGTGACCGTTGAATGTGTTCAGTGCCTTGCCGGTCGCCGCATCCCACAGCCGCACCGTGTTGTCATCCGAGCCGCTGGCGATCACCTTGCCATCCGGGCTGTACGCCAGTGCATACACAGAATCGCTGTGACCGCTGAGCGTCTTCAGCTCCTTGCCGGTCGCCGCCTCCCACAGTCGCACAGTATTATCCCCTGAACCGCTGGCGATGACCTTACCATCCGGGCTGTACGCCAGTGCGTTAACCTGACCGATATTGAGTGACGGGGTTTGCTTGCGTTCGGTTGACAAATCCTGTTCGCGGATGGCACTCAAACGCCCCAGCGTGGCGGGTAGCACAGCCTGTTTGCCCTGCGGCACTGACAGTACGGCAGCATTCAGCCCGTACAGCCATGCAGCCCGTATTTGGCGCGGCTGTGCCAGCTCCTCACCCCGGATGACTTTATCGGGGATGAGTTGAAACACTTTTTCTTCAAAGACCTTGGCGAGGTTGTAATTGGCTTCCAGTGTTTTGTTATTGGCTTCATCCGCCGACTTCATCGCAAACCATGCGGTGATGAACATGAACACGGTCAGCACCGCCATGATCCCCGATAACCAGCGGGTACGGGTTAATGCCTTACGCTGTTGCTGTGCCTGTTGTTCCGCCAGCACCCGCTTTTGCTCTTCCAACTCGGCTTTTTCGCGCAACAATTGCGCTTGCCGTTCCTGCTCGGCTTTTTCGGCTGCCAGACGCTGTTCTTCTGCCTGTTGGCTTTGTGTCAGAAAAGCCATAACAGCTTCAAAATTCGGGTGGTAGCGTTGCGCCCAAACTCGCGCTGCCTTGCCCGCTGGTAGCTGTTTGCGCCAGCGCAGCCCTTGTTCCAGATCAGCCTCACGGTAAAGGTTGGTTTGTTTGCGCTGGTAAAGTTGTTCGATTTCGACCAAACGCAGATAGGTTTTCGCCATCTCCGCTTCGTCATCTGTCCAGCCGCTCAGGGTTTCCCACTGACGAATCAAACTTTCATGGGATATGTCAATGAGAGGATTTTCAGCGGCATTTTCCGCCGACAGCACCAGAAACGAACGCCCTTGCCCCCTGAAGGTGTTGATGACTTCCATCACCTCGGCAGGGGATGCCCCCGTGAGCGCACACACATCATGCAGGTGGACAGGGCGACGGATACGGCGGTTGCTGGCATCAACCGTTGTCAGTGCCTGAAAGAGTGCCTTGGCAATACGCCACCGCTGGTTGGGCGCGGGCGTATAGTGTCGGAGCCAGTTGAAAGATGCGGCGACTACCGTATCAATAACGTCAAGAACGCCCAATTCCTCCAACGCCTCATTGGCATGACGGTCAATCGCCTGATGGATGGTATGCACCTGCTCATAATGCGCAATATCCAGCATCCCTGCGCCACCCGCCGCCGCCCACGCATCCCAAGTACGCATCAGCACATGCTGCAACACCGGCAAG containing:
- a CDS encoding WD40 domain-containing protein, whose protein sequence is MDTMQNPFVGLRPYESSDSLYYFGRGEQVKTLLRQLHQHRFVAVVGSSGSGKSSLIRAGLIPQLEAGFLVQERDQWLVARMKPGEEPIGNLVDGLGMEGNLLAAIREQGAQTILDLLTPQLANSDTNLFILVDQFEELFRFGLEQGKAEQRQEAEEFVALLLALARQQALPIYVCLTMRSDFLGDCDAFYGLPEAINQSQFLVPRLTRSQRQEVITHPVHLAGARIAPRLVDRLLNEGIDTRDDLPVLQHVLMRTWDAWAAAGGAGMLDIAHYEQVHTIHQAIDRHANEALEELGVLDVIDTVVAASFNWLRHYTPAPNQRWRIAKALFQALTTVDASNRRIRRPVHLHDVCALTGASPAEVMEVINTFRGQGRSFLVLSAENAAENPLIDISHESLIRQWETLSGWTDDEAEMAKTYLRLVEIEQLYQRKQTNLYREADLEQGLRWRKQLPAGKAARVWAQRYHPNFEAVMAFLTQSQQAEEQRLAAEKAEQERQAQLLREKAELEEQKRVLAEQQAQQQRKALTRTRWLSGIMAVLTVFMFITAWFAMKSADEANNKTLEANYNLAKVFEEKVFQLIPDKVIRGEELAQPRQIRAAWLYGLNAAVLSVPQGKQAVLPATLGRLSAIREQDLSTERKQTPSLNIGQVNALAYSPDGKVIASGSGDNTVRLWEAATGKELKTLSGHSDSVYALAYSPDGKVIASGSDDNTVRLWDAATGKALNTFNGHSDSVSTLAYSPDGKVIASGSGDKTVRLWDTATGKVLNTFSGHSDSVSALAYSPDSKVIASGLADGTVRLWDAATGKALNTLSGHSVDVSALAYSPDGKVIASGSIDGTVRLWYTSSGYPLKIQQKYTFQVTSVSYSPDGKVIASGLADGTVRLWNANSGYPLKTLQGYTDSLLSMAYSPDGKVIASGSRDGTIRLWDASSGNTLHTLKGYTDFVLSMAYSPDGKVIASALRDSTVRLWEVASNKELNTLSGHTSYVSELAYNPDGKVIASSSLDGTVRLWDMGTGEILKTLQDHTGSVLSVAYNPNGKVIATGSDDNNTVRLWDAATGKALNTLSGHADFVEALAYSPDGKVIASGSGDKTVRLWDAVTGKGLKTLSGHSDSVYALAYSPDGKVIASGSSDKTLRLWDATTGQELETLSGHTDSVSALAYSPDGKVIASGSEDNTVRLWDAATGKELKTLSGHSDSVYALAYSPDGKVIASGSGDKTVRLWELNSPVFRLIYDFDPAAVSAALCFVWEMQRDELQIKQQPHPPALFPELGYHITWTDETRKLRPLLDMPNPDETKLGQVVRFLEAQCAYQRAEDKQACEAKRQ